In the genome of Candidatus Margulisiibacteriota bacterium, the window GATCAGCTGGCTGGCCACCCTTTTGCGGACCTGGTCGTCCGGCGCGTAGATGTAGGTCTGGTCCGGCTTGATCTTGCCCGCCTCGGCCAGGCCGGCTAACGGCAACGGCAGGTTCTTCAACCGGAGCAAGCCCGACCCTTTGGCGTAATACAGTTCGCCGATCGCGTTCGCGTCGGGCAAGGTCTCCTCAAAGACCCCGAGCTCGGTGATCCCCATTTTCCTGATCTCCGGCAGGACCGCGCCGAGCGATTTTTTCTCGTAGGCGGCCATCTTCTTCAGGTCGTTCAGGTCGACGACCAGTTCCACTTGGCGGCCGCTGCTTTCCGCCGTAAAGCGCATCAAGCCCAAATAGGCGCCGAGCAGCACCGCCGCGGTCAGGACCAGCACCAGGATCCCCCGTCCGATCTTATCGATCATCCCTTTTCACTCCTCTCAGCGACGCTTCGATCAGCGCGTCCAGGTCGCCGTCGATCACCCGCTGGACGTCGCCGACGTCGACGCCGGTCCGGTGGTCCTTGACCATGGTGTACGGCTGGAAAACGTAGGAACGGATCTGGCTCCCCCACTCGATCTTTTTCTTTTCGCCGCGCAGCTCCTCGATCTTCTCTTTCTGCTGGGCCAGCATCATCTCGTAAAGCTTGGCCTTGAGCAGCCGCATGGCGATATCGCGGTTAACGTGCTGGGAGCGGTCGCTCTGGCTCTGGGTAACGATCCCGGTCGGCAGGTGGGTGATCCTGATCGCCGAGCTGACCTTGTTGACGTTCTGGCCGCCGGGGCCGGACGCGCGGTAGGTGTCGACCCGCAGGTCGCTCGGGTTGATCTCCACCTTGATGTCTTCGGTGATCTCGGGGATGACTTCGACGGAAGCGAAGGAAGTGTGCCGCTTCCCTTCCGACGAGAACGGGGAGATGCGGACCAGGCGGTGGATCCCCGACTCGTGCTTCAGGTAGCCGTAAGCGTAAGGGCCGGAGATGATCATGGTAACGCTTTTTAAGCCGGCTTCTTCGCCATAGGACATTTCGGGGATCTCGACGCTGAAGCCTTTACTCTCTGCCCACCGGCTGTACATCCGGAGCAGGATCTGCGCCCAATCCTGGGCGTCGGTCCCGCCCGCGCCGGCGTTGATCGCCAGGATGCAGTTATTGGCGTCGTACTCGCCCGCCATCAGCGTGGCGATCTCCAGCTCGTCGGCCTTCTTGTGCAATTCCTTAAGCTCCGCGGCCAGCTGCTCCACGTCTTCCTGGCCGGCCATGTCGGCCAGCTCGTTCAGGTCGGCGACCCCGCTCTTCAGCGCCGCCCAGGTCAAAAGCTCTTTTTCCAGGTTCTTTTTCTCCTGCAGCACGCTCTTCGCTTTTCCCTGGTCGCTCCAGAGGTTGGGATCGGCGGCCTGGCGGTCGAGCGCTTCCAGCCGCTGGCGCTTTTTGTCCAGGTCGAGGATCTGTTCGATCTCCGCGCCGCGCGCTTTGAGGGCGCCGACCTTCTCTTTTAGCTCTTCAGGCAGCATTTCTTGTATTTTTTACCGGAACCGCACGGGCAAGGATCGTTGCGGCCGACGGTGACCGCCGCTTTGAGCGGGGCAGGATTCGCCCCTTTGGCCGGCGCGCCGTAGCTGACGATCTTCTTCTTCGGCGCCGCTTCTTCTTCTCCTTCGCCCAGCTCCACCTTGAGGATCATCCCGATGATCTGTTCGCGGACGCCGGTCATCATCTCCTGGAACATCCCGTACCCTTCGATCTTATATTCGATCAGCGGGTCCCGTCCCCCGTAACCCCGCAAACCGATCCCTTCTTGCAAGACATCCATGTTGTGCAGCTGTTCGATCCAGGCGGTGTCGATCACCCGCAGCATCACCAGTTTCTCGACCTGGCGCATCGCTTCGGGGGTCAGCGCCGCTTCCCGGTCGGCATAGGCCTGTTTCAAGATATTTAAGATCGCCGCTTTGACCGCTTCCAGCTTGGGCGTCTCTTTCAGTTTCTCCAAACCGATGATCGGGATCGTGTCGTTGACCGCCTGGAACAACCCTGCCCAATCCCACTCCTCCGGCTGGACCTTTTCCGGCAGGTAGGCGCCGGCCCAATCGCCGACCGTCTGCTCCATCATTTCCAGGATCTTCTCTTTCAGCTCTTTCCCTTCCAGGATCCGGCGGCGGAGCGCGTAGATCGTCTCGCGCTGCTTGTTCATGACGTCGTCGAACTCCAGCACCTGTTTGCGGATGCCGAAATGATATTCCTCGACCTTCTTCTGGGCGTTCTCGATCGCCCGGGAGATCAGGCCGTGCTCGATCGGCGTGTCTTCGTCCACGCCGAGGCGGTCCATCATCCCGGAGACGCGCTGCGAGCCGAACATCCGCATCAGGTCGTCCTCGAGCGAAACGTAGAAACGGGTCGAGCCGGGATCGCCCTGCCGGCCGGCGCGGCCGCGCAGCTGGTTGTCGATCCGCCGGCTTTCGTGCCGCTCGGTGCCGATAATGTGCAGGCCGCCCAGGTCGGTCACGCCGGCGCCGAGGACGATGTCGGTGCCGCGGCCGGCCATGTTGGTCGAGATCGTCACCATGCCGCCCTGACCGGCCTTGGCGACGATCTCCGCCTCGCGTTCGTGCTGCTTGGCGTTAAGGACGTGGTGCGGGATGCCGCGGCGCTGCAGCATTTCGGAGAGGAGCTCGGAGTTCTCGATCGAGATAGTGCCGACCAGGACCGGCCGCTGTTTTTTATACCAGTCGGCAACCTCGTTGACGACCGCCCGGAACTTGGCCCGCGTGTTTTTGTAGACCAGGTCGGCCAGGTCCTGCCGGATCATCTTTTTATGGGAGGGAACGGTCAGCACTTCCAGCTTGTAGATCTTCCAGAATTCCCCTTCCTCGGTCTTGGCGGTCCCAGTCATCCCGGCCAGTTTATTAAATAACCGGAAATAGTTCTGGAAGGTGATCGTCGCCAGAGTTTGCGACTCTTCCTGGACCTCCACCCCTTCCTTGGCCTCGATCGCCTGGTGCAACCCTTCGGAATAGCGGCGGCCGATCATCAGCCGGCCGGTGAACTCGTCGACGATGATGATCTCGCCCTCTTTGACGACGTAATCGACGTTCTTTTCGAAACAGTGCCAGGCGCGGAGCGACTGGTTGATCTGGTGCGCCAGGTCGATATGGGCGATGTCGAACAGGTAATCGAGGTTCAGCATTTTTTCGGCTTTTTTGATGCCGTGCTCGGTCAAGACCGCGTTCTTGGTCTTTTCCTCGATGGTGAAGTCGGTGCTCCGGTTCAGCTTCTTGACCAGTTCGTTGGCCTTGAGGAAGGTGGCGACCGTCCCCTCGACCATGCCGGAAATGATCAGCGGGGTCCGCGCCTCGTCGATCAGGATGCTGTCCACCTCGTCGACGATCGCGTAATGCAGCTCGCGCTGGACGCACTCCTGCAGCGAAAGGGCCATGTTGTCGCGCAGGTAATCGAACCCGAACTCGTTGTTGGTGCCGTAAGTGATGTCGGCGGCGTAGGCGGCGCGGCGCTCCGGCGGCTCCATCCAGTGCTGGACCACGCCGACCGTCAGGCCGAGCGCCTGGTAGATCGGCCCCATCCATTCGCTGTCGCGCTTGGCCAGGTAATCGTTAACGGTGACGACGTGCGCCCCGTGGCCCGCCAGGGCGTTGAGGTAGACCGGCAGCGTGGCGACCAGGGTCTTACCTTCGCCGGTCTTCATCTCGGCGATCTTCCCTTCGTGCAAAATAATGCCGCCGATCAGCTGGACGTCGAAATGGCGGAGGCCGGTCGTCCGGCACGAAGCCTCGCGGACCGCCGCGAACGCTTCGGGGAGAAGGTCATCGAGCGTCTTACCCGACGCTAACGCGGCCCGGAACTCGGCGGTCTTGTTCCGCAGCGCTTCGTCGG includes:
- the secA gene encoding preprotein translocase subunit SecA, whose product is MFGWLSKLIGAADERKIDSYKPLVQKINDLEPQFKQLSDEALRNKTAEFRAALASGKTLDDLLPEAFAAVREASCRTTGLRHFDVQLIGGIILHEGKIAEMKTGEGKTLVATLPVYLNALAGHGAHVVTVNDYLAKRDSEWMGPIYQALGLTVGVVQHWMEPPERRAAYAADITYGTNNEFGFDYLRDNMALSLQECVQRELHYAIVDEVDSILIDEARTPLIISGMVEGTVATFLKANELVKKLNRSTDFTIEEKTKNAVLTEHGIKKAEKMLNLDYLFDIAHIDLAHQINQSLRAWHCFEKNVDYVVKEGEIIIVDEFTGRLMIGRRYSEGLHQAIEAKEGVEVQEESQTLATITFQNYFRLFNKLAGMTGTAKTEEGEFWKIYKLEVLTVPSHKKMIRQDLADLVYKNTRAKFRAVVNEVADWYKKQRPVLVGTISIENSELLSEMLQRRGIPHHVLNAKQHEREAEIVAKAGQGGMVTISTNMAGRGTDIVLGAGVTDLGGLHIIGTERHESRRIDNQLRGRAGRQGDPGSTRFYVSLEDDLMRMFGSQRVSGMMDRLGVDEDTPIEHGLISRAIENAQKKVEEYHFGIRKQVLEFDDVMNKQRETIYALRRRILEGKELKEKILEMMEQTVGDWAGAYLPEKVQPEEWDWAGLFQAVNDTIPIIGLEKLKETPKLEAVKAAILNILKQAYADREAALTPEAMRQVEKLVMLRVIDTAWIEQLHNMDVLQEGIGLRGYGGRDPLIEYKIEGYGMFQEMMTGVREQIIGMILKVELGEGEEEAAPKKKIVSYGAPAKGANPAPLKAAVTVGRNDPCPCGSGKKYKKCCLKS
- the prfB gene encoding peptide chain release factor 2; its protein translation is MLPEELKEKVGALKARGAEIEQILDLDKKRQRLEALDRQAADPNLWSDQGKAKSVLQEKKNLEKELLTWAALKSGVADLNELADMAGQEDVEQLAAELKELHKKADELEIATLMAGEYDANNCILAINAGAGGTDAQDWAQILLRMYSRWAESKGFSVEIPEMSYGEEAGLKSVTMIISGPYAYGYLKHESGIHRLVRISPFSSEGKRHTSFASVEVIPEITEDIKVEINPSDLRVDTYRASGPGGQNVNKVSSAIRITHLPTGIVTQSQSDRSQHVNRDIAMRLLKAKLYEMMLAQQKEKIEELRGEKKKIEWGSQIRSYVFQPYTMVKDHRTGVDVGDVQRVIDGDLDALIEASLRGVKRDDR